The genomic segment CTTTCGCAATTAATGCATTGAAATCAGCGTTTCTATAGAGAGCAACATTCATGCCAGGGTCAGTAGAAGATAACAACGTCATGAAGTTGTCCGGATCTCCGTTATCGCCAACCCAGCCATAGAAGCAGATATCATAATCGCCTGCTTTTACTTTTTGTTTATACGTAGTCCAGTCATAAGAATCGATCGTCGCGGTAATGCCAACTTTCGAGAAATAACCTTGAATCGCTTCAGCAAGGGCTTGGCCATTCGCGGAATTGTACGGTCTTGGATTGGTATAGGTAATCATGTGTACGGAAGTCAATCCAGCTGCTTTTAAAGCAGTAGCAGCAGCGGTCGGATCATAAGCGACTTGAGCCGTACTCTTATCATAGCCATCCATAAAGGTCGGGAGAATCGAAGTAGCGGGTTCAGCATAGCCTTGATACAAGCTTTTTACCATTTCCGGAACATTAATGGATTGAGAAACAGCGGTCCGGAGCTTAGCATCATTAAAAGGTTTCTTCGACGTGTTATAAGCCATGTAGTTGATATTCATACCAGGAGCTTGGAAGATTTTGTTGCTAGCATCAGTGATTTGCTTAACGACTGTGGCATCAATACCATCGATCATATCGGCTTCACCATTATTCAGAGCAACGACACGTGCCGAGTTATCTTTGATGAATTTAAAGATAACATTTTTGGTAAGGGCTTTAGTCCCCCAGTACTCATCATTGCGGACGAGAACAATGTTTTCATCCTTAGCCCATTTTACGAACTTATAAGGGCCAGTTCCAACAGGTGCTTGGTTTACATTGTTGCTATTGTCTTGGAGAGCCTTAGGGCTAACGATCGGGGCACCCATAATCATAGCCAGATTGCTGAGGAAAGGAGTGCTAGCTTCCTTCAAATTGATTTTAACCGTGTTCTTGTCAACAACTTCAACATTTTTCACTGAACCATAAACAAATTCAGCATAAGACATATCTTTTGTGACTTGTGGAGGCAATTGACGATCGATATTAAACTTCACGGCATCCGCATTAAAATCGGTACCATCTTGGAACTTCACGCCCTCTTGAAGATGGAAAGTATAAGAAAGACCATCCGAGCTTACATCCCAACTTTTAGCCAATGAAGGCTCTACTTTTGTCGTATCTTTGTTGTACTTTAAGAGTCCTTCGTAAATGTTAGACATGACTTTAGCCGACTCACCATCG from the Desulfitobacterium metallireducens DSM 15288 genome contains:
- a CDS encoding ABC transporter substrate-binding protein, encoding MKKGKKLVALALSLVLAGTVALTGCGTNNNASSNTQSKASDTLIYAQGAEPRGLDPALVGDGESAKVMSNIYEGLLKYNKDTTKVEPSLAKSWDVSSDGLSYTFHLQEGVKFQDGTDFNADAVKFNIDRQLPPQVTKDMSYAEFVYGSVKNVEVVDKNTVKINLKEASTPFLSNLAMIMGAPIVSPKALQDNSNNVNQAPVGTGPYKFVKWAKDENIVLVRNDEYWGTKALTKNVIFKFIKDNSARVVALNNGEADMIDGIDATVVKQITDASNKIFQAPGMNINYMAYNTSKKPFNDAKLRTAVSQSINVPEMVKSLYQGYAEPATSILPTFMDGYDKSTAQVAYDPTAAATALKAAGLTSVHMITYTNPRPYNSANGQALAEAIQGYFSKVGITATIDSYDWTTYKQKVKAGDYDICFYGWVGDNGDPDNFMTLLSSTDPGMNVALYRNADFNALIAKGVAAPAGADRNAIYTQLDKIAAKDAVWLPISHAQTLAAYRPNIDGFYYHMTGITPLAGVSKK